In a genomic window of Pseudomonas putida:
- a CDS encoding Na+/H+ antiporter subunit C, whose protein sequence is MEEVIAIAIGVLAASGVWLILRPRTFQVVMGLCLLSYGVNLFIFSMGSLFIGKEPIIKDGVPQDLLHYTDPLPQALVLTAIVISFAMTALFLVVLLASRGLTGTDHVDGREPKE, encoded by the coding sequence ATGGAAGAAGTCATCGCCATCGCCATCGGCGTGCTGGCCGCGTCCGGTGTCTGGCTGATCCTGCGGCCACGGACGTTCCAGGTCGTCATGGGCCTGTGCCTGCTGTCCTACGGGGTCAACCTGTTCATCTTCAGCATGGGCAGCCTGTTCATCGGCAAGGAGCCGATCATCAAGGATGGCGTGCCGCAGGATCTGCTGCACTACACCGACCCATTGCCACAAGCCCTGGTATTGACCGCCATCGTCATCAGCTTCGCCATGACCGCGCTGTTCCTCGTGGTCCTGCTGGCCTCCCGGGGCCTGACCGGCACCGACCATGTGGATGGCCGGGAGCCCAAGGAATGA
- a CDS encoding helix-turn-helix domain-containing protein gives MHKDSTQRASVLQHVSQNVRRLRHAADMSQTALAEKSGVSRRMLVAIEAGEKNVSLTTLDRVAEALDVAFSDLIQAPDVRDHSRINELAWAGTIPGSKAVLLAKANASREVELWEWRLEPGEHYPSEPDADGWSEQFYVFEGCLTVMVGDVPNHINAGEFFMFASNQPHSYRNEGTVAVRFVRNVVI, from the coding sequence GTGCACAAAGATTCCACGCAACGGGCTTCGGTCCTGCAGCACGTCAGCCAGAACGTTCGCCGCCTGCGCCATGCCGCCGACATGAGCCAGACCGCCCTGGCGGAAAAGTCCGGGGTCAGCCGGCGCATGCTGGTGGCCATCGAGGCCGGCGAAAAGAATGTCAGCCTGACCACCCTCGATCGCGTGGCCGAGGCGCTGGATGTCGCGTTCAGTGATCTGATCCAGGCTCCCGACGTGCGCGACCATAGCCGCATCAACGAACTGGCCTGGGCCGGGACCATTCCCGGCAGCAAGGCGGTATTGCTGGCCAAGGCCAATGCCAGCCGTGAAGTCGAGTTGTGGGAATGGCGCCTGGAGCCGGGCGAGCATTACCCGTCGGAGCCGGATGCTGATGGCTGGAGCGAACAGTTCTACGTATTCGAAGGTTGCCTGACCGTGATGGTCGGTGACGTACCGAATCACATCAACGCAGGCGAGTTCTTCATGTTCGCCAGCAACCAGCCGCATTCCTATCGCAATGAGGGGACGGTGGCGGTGCGGTTCGTGCGCAACGTGGTGATTTGA
- a CDS encoding LLM class flavin-dependent oxidoreductase, with amino-acid sequence MAREIRLNAFDMNCVGHQSPGLWAHPRDRSWQYKDLEYWTDLAKILERGKFDGLFIADVLGIYDVYNGNGEAAIRQAAQVPVNDPLQLIPPMALVTEHLGFGLTASLSFEHPYPFARRLSTLDHLTKGRAGWNIVTSYLESGAKNLGQKTQTEHDARYDFAEEYLEVCYKLWEGSWEEGAILRDRERRVFSDPSKIHEIRHAGKHFQVPGIHLCEPSPQRTPVLYQAGASSRGKQFAAEHAECVFVAAPSKVLLKKTVADIRRRAAEAGRDPRKILIFNLQTVILGETDAKAKAKFEEYKTWVSYEGAMALISGWTGIDFSQFKPDEPLKHVHTNAIQSAVEAFSTADPNKVWTPNELADWVGIGGFGPLFVGSPETVADLLQEWVEDTDVDGFNLAYALTHETFIDAVDLLVPELQKRGVYKTEYAPGTLREKLFGEGARLPLVHPGSGYRDLGVMRQQERKVVPA; translated from the coding sequence ATGGCCCGTGAAATTCGTCTCAACGCTTTCGACATGAACTGCGTCGGTCACCAGTCGCCCGGGCTGTGGGCACACCCCCGGGATCGCTCCTGGCAGTACAAGGACCTGGAGTACTGGACCGATCTGGCGAAAATCCTCGAGCGTGGCAAGTTCGACGGCCTGTTCATTGCCGATGTGCTGGGCATCTACGACGTTTACAACGGCAACGGTGAGGCGGCGATTCGCCAGGCGGCGCAGGTGCCGGTCAACGATCCGCTGCAATTGATCCCGCCCATGGCGCTGGTCACCGAACACCTGGGGTTTGGCCTGACCGCGTCGCTGTCATTCGAGCATCCGTATCCGTTCGCCCGGCGCCTGTCGACCCTGGACCACCTGACCAAGGGCCGCGCTGGCTGGAACATCGTCACCTCGTATCTGGAGAGCGGCGCGAAGAACCTCGGGCAGAAAACCCAGACCGAGCACGACGCCCGCTACGACTTCGCCGAGGAGTACCTGGAGGTTTGCTACAAGCTCTGGGAAGGCAGTTGGGAAGAGGGGGCGATCCTGCGCGATCGCGAGCGCCGAGTGTTCAGCGACCCGAGCAAGATTCATGAAATCCGCCACGCGGGCAAGCACTTCCAGGTGCCAGGCATTCATCTGTGCGAGCCGTCGCCGCAGCGCACTCCCGTGCTGTATCAGGCCGGGGCTTCCAGTCGTGGCAAGCAGTTCGCCGCCGAACATGCCGAATGCGTGTTCGTCGCCGCACCGTCCAAAGTGCTGCTGAAAAAGACCGTCGCCGACATCCGCCGCCGTGCCGCCGAAGCCGGGCGCGATCCGAGGAAGATCCTGATTTTCAACCTGCAAACGGTGATCCTCGGCGAGACCGATGCCAAGGCCAAGGCCAAGTTCGAGGAATACAAAACCTGGGTCAGCTACGAAGGCGCCATGGCGTTGATTTCCGGCTGGACCGGCATCGATTTCAGCCAGTTCAAGCCGGACGAACCACTCAAGCATGTGCACACCAATGCCATTCAATCGGCGGTGGAGGCGTTCTCCACGGCGGACCCGAACAAGGTCTGGACCCCGAATGAACTGGCGGACTGGGTGGGCATCGGCGGCTTTGGCCCGCTGTTCGTCGGTAGCCCGGAAACCGTCGCCGATCTGTTGCAGGAATGGGTCGAGGACACCGATGTGGACGGCTTCAACCTGGCCTATGCATTGACCCATGAAACCTTTATCGATGCCGTGGACTTGCTGGTGCCGGAGTTGCAGAAGCGTGGGGTGTACAAGACCGAATATGCGCCGGGGACGTTGCGCGAGAAGCTGTTCGGGGAAGGGGCGCGACTGCCGCTGGTGCATCCGGGCAGTGGTTATCGCGACCTTGGGGTGATGCGGCAGCAGGAAAGGAAGGTGGTGCCGGCCTAA
- a CDS encoding FAD/NAD(P)-binding protein: MSDIQHGQAPDAIRHADILIIGGGLSGTMLAAQLLRLPGRRRLLVIEPRAELGRGEAYSAVELGHTLNGNAARMSVDPDNADDLTQWLTDYIAGGGWPESDEQHVPVSELFPPRGIFGLYVQQRLAEAQAVGAGHGSTVEHVRAEVVDLQGDADSVRLTLSDGQRLQGAFAVLATGMFPAARTPQTESSGLNAAALDPWDVAAMRQLDPQSTVLIIGSGLTMVDAVVSLEQAGHRGPIEVFSRHGLLPHVRRQPPAWPDFLAEDHGIRTPRQLVRELRRHCREAIARNIDWQAPLDTVRAHIGRLWSQASDVQRRQFVRHVRPWWESHHHRSPPLSAELVARLHGEGRLRIQAASFKGLEPSTDGGVSIRIRRRGEAHTRVVSGAALINSSGIEYDWRRVARPLPQQLLARGLIKPGPLALGIAAQADGAVLDAEGHAASRLFAMGPPLRGMWWESTAVTDVASQAKALAARLANA, from the coding sequence ATGAGTGACATTCAACACGGACAGGCGCCCGACGCCATCCGCCACGCAGACATCCTGATCATCGGCGGTGGCCTCAGCGGCACGATGCTGGCGGCGCAACTGCTGCGTCTGCCGGGCCGTCGCCGGTTGCTGGTGATCGAACCCCGCGCGGAACTGGGCCGGGGTGAAGCCTATAGCGCCGTGGAACTGGGCCATACGCTCAACGGCAACGCGGCGCGCATGAGTGTCGACCCGGACAATGCCGACGACCTGACCCAGTGGCTGACCGACTACATTGCCGGCGGTGGCTGGCCGGAATCGGACGAACAACATGTGCCGGTCAGCGAACTGTTTCCGCCCCGGGGGATTTTTGGCCTGTACGTGCAGCAGCGTCTGGCCGAGGCGCAGGCGGTGGGCGCGGGGCATGGATCGACCGTGGAGCATGTGCGGGCCGAAGTGGTGGACCTGCAAGGCGATGCCGACTCGGTGCGACTGACCTTGAGCGACGGCCAGCGCCTGCAGGGTGCTTTCGCGGTGCTGGCGACCGGGATGTTTCCCGCCGCGCGCACGCCGCAGACCGAATCCAGCGGCCTGAATGCGGCGGCGCTTGATCCCTGGGATGTAGCTGCCATGCGCCAGCTCGACCCGCAGTCGACGGTGCTGATCATCGGCTCGGGCCTGACCATGGTCGATGCCGTGGTGTCGCTGGAACAGGCCGGGCATCGCGGGCCGATCGAAGTGTTTTCCCGCCACGGCCTGCTGCCTCACGTGCGGCGGCAGCCGCCGGCCTGGCCGGACTTCCTCGCTGAAGACCACGGCATCCGCACGCCACGCCAACTGGTGCGCGAACTGCGTCGGCATTGTCGTGAGGCCATCGCCCGCAACATTGACTGGCAGGCGCCGCTGGACACGGTGCGGGCGCATATCGGTCGCTTGTGGAGCCAGGCCAGCGACGTGCAGCGCCGGCAGTTCGTGCGGCATGTGCGGCCATGGTGGGAGAGCCATCACCACCGCTCGCCACCCTTGAGCGCCGAGCTGGTGGCGCGTTTGCACGGGGAAGGGCGATTGCGCATTCAGGCGGCATCGTTCAAGGGGCTTGAGCCTTCTACGGACGGCGGGGTCAGCATCCGTATTCGTCGCCGTGGCGAGGCGCACACCCGCGTTGTCAGCGGCGCGGCGTTGATCAACTCCAGCGGTATCGAATACGACTGGCGCCGGGTGGCGCGACCCTTGCCACAGCAGTTGCTGGCGCGCGGGCTGATCAAACCGGGGCCATTGGCGCTGGGGATTGCGGCGCAGGCCGATGGCGCCGTGCTGGACGCCGAAGGCCACGCCGCCTCGCGGTTGTTCGCCATGGGGCCGCCGCTGCGCGGGATGTGGTGGGAGAGTACCGCCGTGACCGACGTGGCCAGTCAGGCCAAGGCCCTCGCAGCCCGTCTGGCCAACGCGTAA
- a CDS encoding response regulator — protein MDHVNHILIVDDDREIRELVGNYLKKNGLRTTVVADGRQMRSFLEANQVDLIVLDIMLPGDDGLVLCRELRAGKHKATPILMLTARDDETDRILGLEMGADDYLTKPFSARELLARINAVLRRTRMLPPNLLVTESGRMLAFGRWRLDTTARHLVDEDQTLVALSGAEYRLLRVFLDHPQRVLSRDQLLNLTQGRDADLYDRSIDLLVSRLRQRLKDDSREASYIKTVRSEGYVFSYPVEMLDEQA, from the coding sequence ATGGACCACGTCAATCACATCCTGATCGTCGACGATGACCGAGAGATTCGCGAACTCGTCGGCAATTACCTGAAAAAGAACGGCCTGCGCACCACCGTGGTGGCCGACGGCCGGCAGATGCGCAGTTTTCTGGAAGCCAACCAGGTCGACCTGATCGTGCTGGACATCATGCTGCCCGGCGACGATGGCCTGGTCCTGTGCCGCGAATTGCGTGCGGGCAAGCACAAAGCCACGCCGATCCTGATGCTAACCGCGCGCGACGACGAAACCGACCGCATTCTCGGCCTGGAAATGGGCGCCGACGACTACCTGACCAAACCCTTCTCCGCCCGGGAACTGCTGGCGCGGATCAATGCCGTGCTGCGTCGCACGCGCATGTTGCCGCCCAACCTGCTGGTCACCGAAAGCGGTCGCATGCTGGCCTTCGGTCGTTGGCGCCTGGACACCACCGCCCGCCATCTGGTGGACGAAGACCAGACGCTGGTAGCCCTCAGCGGCGCCGAATACCGGCTGCTGCGGGTGTTCCTCGATCACCCGCAACGGGTGCTCAGTCGCGACCAGTTGCTCAACCTGACCCAGGGCCGCGACGCCGACCTGTACGACCGTTCCATCGACCTGCTGGTGAGCCGCCTGCGCCAACGCCTGAAGGATGACTCTCGAGAGGCGAGCTACATCAAGACGGTTCGCAGCGAAGGCTATGTTTTCTCCTACCCGGTGGAGATGCTCGACGAACAGGCGTGA
- a CDS encoding Na+/H+ antiporter subunit E: protein MKRLFPAPWLSLALWVLWLVLNLSISPGNLLLGAILGFCAPLMMRKLRPLPIRIRRPWVILRLFLVVGRDVLASNLAVAWGVLNAGRRPPRSRFIKVPLDLRDANGLATLAMICTVVPGTVWSELALDRSILLLHVFDLADDEAPFIEHFKATYERPLMEIFE from the coding sequence ATGAAGCGCCTGTTTCCCGCTCCCTGGTTATCCCTGGCGCTGTGGGTACTGTGGCTGGTGCTGAATCTGTCGATCAGTCCCGGCAACCTGCTGCTGGGCGCGATACTGGGCTTCTGCGCGCCACTGATGATGCGCAAGCTGCGTCCGCTGCCGATCCGCATTCGCCGCCCGTGGGTGATTCTGCGCCTGTTCCTGGTGGTGGGTCGCGATGTGCTGGCGTCCAACCTCGCCGTGGCCTGGGGCGTGCTCAACGCCGGCCGCCGCCCACCACGTTCGCGGTTCATCAAGGTGCCGCTGGACCTGCGCGATGCCAACGGCCTGGCCACCCTGGCGATGATCTGCACCGTGGTCCCCGGCACGGTCTGGTCGGAGCTGGCGCTGGACCGCAGCATCCTGCTGCTGCACGTGTTCGATCTGGCTGATGACGAAGCGCCGTTCATCGAGCACTTCAAGGCGACGTACGAGCGCCCGTTGATGGAGATTTTCGAATGA
- a CDS encoding DMT family transporter: MHYIAHLWGLGSILPNFGRIVRPPKIVCKVMTSAKSPQASSRFLRLSKAECVLVLITMVWGGTFLLVQHAMTVSGPMLFVGLRFAAAASIVALFSWRSLRELTLFELKAGSFIGVAIMLGYGLQTVGLQSIPSSQSAFITALYVPFVPLLQWLVLGRRPGLMPSIGIMLAFTGLMLLSGPAGASFHFSPGEIATLISAIAIAAEIILISTFAGQVDVKRVTVVQLAVTSLLSFLMVVPTQERIPDFSWLLLCSALGLGAASAAIQVAMNWAQKSVSPTRATLIYAGEPVWAGIVGRIAGERLPAIALLGAGMIVAAVIVSELKTKGKGAAAEEALEQETQG, from the coding sequence GTGCACTATATTGCTCACTTGTGGGGCTTGGGCAGTATACTGCCCAACTTCGGGCGCATTGTGCGGCCCCCAAAAATAGTGTGCAAGGTCATGACGTCCGCGAAATCCCCCCAGGCTTCCTCCCGTTTCCTGCGGCTCAGCAAGGCTGAGTGCGTGCTGGTATTGATCACCATGGTCTGGGGCGGGACCTTCTTGCTGGTCCAGCATGCGATGACCGTCAGCGGGCCGATGCTCTTCGTGGGTCTGCGCTTTGCTGCCGCCGCGAGTATCGTCGCCCTGTTCTCCTGGCGCAGCCTGCGCGAACTGACCCTGTTCGAACTCAAGGCCGGCTCCTTCATCGGCGTGGCGATCATGCTCGGCTACGGCTTGCAGACCGTGGGCCTGCAAAGCATTCCCAGCAGTCAGTCGGCGTTCATCACCGCGCTGTACGTGCCCTTTGTGCCGTTGCTGCAATGGCTGGTGCTGGGCCGTCGTCCGGGGTTGATGCCGAGCATCGGGATCATGCTGGCGTTCACCGGCCTGATGTTGCTGTCGGGCCCGGCCGGCGCGTCGTTCCATTTCAGCCCCGGTGAAATCGCCACGCTGATCAGTGCCATCGCGATTGCCGCCGAGATCATCCTGATCAGCACCTTTGCCGGCCAGGTCGACGTGAAGCGGGTGACGGTGGTGCAACTGGCCGTCACCTCGCTGCTGTCGTTCCTGATGGTGGTGCCGACCCAGGAACGCATTCCGGACTTTTCCTGGCTGCTGCTGTGCAGCGCCCTGGGACTGGGCGCGGCGAGTGCGGCGATTCAGGTGGCGATGAACTGGGCACAGAAGAGTGTTTCGCCAACCCGGGCGACCCTGATCTATGCCGGTGAGCCGGTGTGGGCCGGGATTGTCGGGCGGATCGCCGGGGAGCGCTTGCCGGCGATTGCCCTGTTGGGCGCCGGGATGATTGTGGCGGCGGTGATTGTCAGTGAGTTGAAGACCAAGGGTAAGGGTGCTGCGGCCGAAGAAGCGCTGGAGCAAGAAACCCAAGGTTAG
- a CDS encoding monovalent cation/H+ antiporter subunit D, translating into MNAMTHLIAAPILLPLLTAAIMLMLGEKHRPLKAKINLFSSLLGLGISVCLLQWTQTTGVPGSIGVYLPGNWQVPFGLVLVVDRLSALMLVLTGIIGVSALLFAMARWDSAGSSFHALFQIQLMGLYGAFLTADLFNLFVFFEVLLAASYGLMLHGSGRARVSSGLHYISINLLASTLFLIGAALIYGVTGTLNMADLALKIPLVPEADRGLLHAGAGILAVAFLAKAGMWPLNFWLVPAYSSASAPVAAMFAIMTKVGVYTFLRLWTLLFSGQAGASAYFGGDWLIYGGMATIICAAVAILAAQRLERMASLSILVSAGILLSAIGFAQPNLIGAALFYLVSSTLALSALFLLAELIERSRTANEIPLEDENELLPRPQEASAPVKGVNLDDDQKAVVGQVIPWTMAFLGLSFIACTLLIVGMPPLSGFIGKLGLLSALLNPLGLGNAAPISNAAWALLALLILSGLTSLVAFSRLGIQRFWTPIDRPSPLLRRLECVPIFALLGLSIALTFKAEPLLRYTQAAADALNNPEQYVMAVLGTRVVPNPEAHAALLEVQP; encoded by the coding sequence ATGAATGCGATGACGCACCTGATCGCAGCGCCCATCCTGCTGCCGCTGCTGACCGCCGCCATCATGCTGATGCTCGGCGAGAAACATCGCCCGCTCAAAGCCAAAATCAACCTGTTCTCCAGCCTGCTGGGCCTGGGCATTTCGGTGTGCCTGCTGCAATGGACGCAAACCACTGGCGTGCCCGGCTCCATCGGCGTGTATCTGCCGGGCAACTGGCAGGTGCCGTTCGGCCTGGTGCTGGTGGTCGATCGCCTGTCGGCGCTGATGCTGGTGCTGACCGGGATCATTGGCGTCAGCGCCCTGCTGTTCGCCATGGCCCGCTGGGACAGCGCCGGCTCGAGTTTCCATGCGCTGTTCCAGATTCAGTTGATGGGCCTGTATGGCGCGTTCCTGACGGCGGACCTGTTCAACCTGTTCGTGTTCTTCGAAGTGCTGCTGGCCGCGTCCTATGGCCTGATGCTGCACGGCTCGGGCCGGGCACGGGTGTCGTCGGGGCTTCACTACATCTCGATCAACCTGCTGGCGTCGACCCTATTCCTGATTGGCGCGGCGCTGATCTACGGTGTCACCGGCACCCTGAACATGGCCGACCTTGCACTGAAAATCCCGCTGGTGCCGGAGGCCGATCGCGGCTTGCTGCACGCTGGCGCAGGCATTCTGGCGGTGGCGTTCCTGGCCAAGGCCGGGATGTGGCCGCTGAACTTCTGGCTGGTGCCGGCGTACTCCTCGGCGAGCGCGCCGGTGGCAGCGATGTTCGCGATCATGACCAAGGTCGGCGTCTACACCTTCCTGCGCCTGTGGACCTTGCTGTTTTCCGGCCAGGCCGGCGCCTCGGCGTACTTCGGTGGCGACTGGCTGATCTACGGCGGCATGGCGACCATCATTTGCGCCGCCGTGGCCATCCTCGCCGCGCAACGCCTGGAACGCATGGCCAGCCTGAGCATTCTGGTATCGGCGGGGATCCTGCTGTCGGCCATCGGTTTCGCCCAACCGAACCTGATCGGCGCGGCGCTGTTTTACCTGGTCAGCTCGACCCTGGCCCTGAGCGCGCTGTTCCTGCTGGCCGAGTTGATCGAGCGCTCGCGCACGGCCAACGAAATCCCTCTGGAGGATGAAAACGAGTTGCTGCCGCGACCGCAGGAAGCCTCGGCCCCGGTCAAGGGCGTCAACCTCGACGACGATCAGAAAGCCGTGGTGGGCCAGGTGATTCCCTGGACCATGGCGTTCCTCGGCTTGAGCTTCATTGCCTGCACACTGTTGATCGTCGGCATGCCGCCGCTCTCGGGGTTCATCGGCAAACTCGGTTTGCTCAGCGCCCTGCTCAATCCGCTGGGCCTGGGTAATGCGGCGCCAATCTCGAATGCCGCGTGGGCCTTGCTGGCGCTGTTGATCCTCTCGGGCCTGACCTCGCTGGTGGCCTTTTCGCGCCTGGGCATCCAGCGCTTCTGGACTCCGATCGACAGGCCATCGCCGCTGCTGCGTCGCCTGGAGTGCGTGCCGATCTTCGCCCTGCTGGGCTTGAGCATCGCCCTGACCTTCAAGGCCGAGCCGCTGCTGCGCTATACCCAGGCCGCCGCCGATGCCTTGAACAACCCTGAGCAATACGTGATGGCGGTTCTCGGCACCCGGGTGGTGCCGAACCCCGAAGCCCACGCCGCGCTGCTGGAGGTGCAACCATGA
- a CDS encoding monovalent cation/H+ antiporter subunit A has product MSLIVLLLLPFLGSCLAAVLPHNARNAESLLAGLVALIGTVQVALLYPQIAHGGVIREEFFWLPSLGLNFVLRMDGFAWLFSLLVMGIGTLVSLYARYYMSPDDPVPRFFAFFLAFMGAMLGLVISGNLIQIVFFWELTSLFSFLLIGYWHHRADARRGAYMALMVTGAGGLCLLAGVMLLGHVVGSYDLDKVLAAGDLIRAHALYPILLPLILIGALSKSAQFPFHFWLPHAMAAPTPVSAYLHSATMVKAGVFLLARLWPSLSGSEEWFYIVSGAGACTLLLGAYFAMFQNDLKGLLAYSTISHLGLITLLLGLNSPLAAVAAVFHILNHATFKASLFMAAGIIDHESGTRDIRKLSGLVKLIPFTATLAMVASASMAGVPLLNGFLSKEMFFAETVFINASAWIETTLPIVATIAGTFSVAYSLRFTVDVFFGPPATDLPHTPHEPPRWMRAPVELLVFTCLVVGIFPAQVVGSLLAAAALPVVGGTLPEYSLAIWHGLNAPMIMSLIAMSGGIVLYLLLRNQLKRGRFRYPPLIGRLSGKRFFERALVIKMRLARRLERRISTRRLQSQLFLMVLAAVLAGLIPMLHSSLHWGDRPKIPGSIVFVILWLLAIACALGAAYQAKYHRLAALTMVSVCGLMTCITFVWFSAPDLALTQLVVEVVTTVLILLGLRWLPRRIEEVSPLPSSLRRARIRRIRDLLLSTVVGVGMALLAYAMLTRQTPNDISSFYLSRALPEGGGSNVVNVMLVDFRGFDTLGEITVLVAVALTVFALLRRFRPPKESLQLPAQQRLLAPDVVTDLVNPRHASDTALGFMMVPAVLVRLLLPIAFVVSFYLFMRGHNQPGGGFVAGLVMSVAFILQYMVAGTQWVEAQMSLRPLRWMSTGLLFATVTGLGAMAVGYPFLTTHTWHFDLPLLGDIHLASALFFDIGVYAVVVGSTLLILTALAHQSVRGHKTAAQPKSVVIKETV; this is encoded by the coding sequence ATGTCCTTGATAGTTCTACTGCTCCTGCCTTTCCTGGGCAGCTGTCTGGCCGCAGTGCTGCCACACAATGCACGTAACGCCGAATCCCTCTTGGCTGGCCTGGTTGCCCTGATCGGCACAGTGCAGGTCGCCCTCCTGTACCCGCAAATCGCCCATGGCGGCGTGATCCGCGAAGAATTCTTCTGGTTGCCGAGCCTTGGCTTGAACTTCGTCCTGCGCATGGACGGCTTCGCCTGGCTGTTCTCGCTGCTGGTGATGGGCATCGGCACGCTGGTGTCGCTGTACGCCCGCTACTACATGTCGCCCGACGATCCGGTGCCGCGCTTCTTCGCGTTTTTTCTCGCCTTCATGGGCGCCATGCTCGGGCTGGTGATCTCCGGCAACCTGATCCAGATCGTGTTTTTCTGGGAGCTGACCAGTCTCTTCTCGTTCCTGTTGATCGGCTACTGGCACCACCGCGCCGATGCCCGGCGCGGCGCCTACATGGCGTTGATGGTCACCGGGGCCGGAGGGCTGTGCCTGCTGGCGGGGGTCATGCTGCTTGGCCATGTGGTCGGCAGCTATGACCTGGACAAGGTCCTGGCCGCCGGCGATCTGATTCGTGCACATGCCCTCTACCCCATCCTGCTACCCCTGATCCTCATCGGCGCCCTGAGCAAAAGCGCGCAGTTCCCCTTTCATTTCTGGCTGCCCCACGCCATGGCCGCGCCGACGCCGGTCTCGGCGTACCTGCACTCGGCGACCATGGTCAAGGCTGGGGTGTTCCTGCTGGCACGACTGTGGCCGTCGCTGTCCGGCAGCGAAGAATGGTTCTACATCGTCAGCGGCGCCGGGGCGTGCACCCTGTTGCTGGGTGCGTATTTCGCGATGTTCCAGAACGACCTCAAGGGTCTGCTGGCCTATTCGACCATCAGTCACCTGGGCCTGATCACCCTGCTGCTGGGCCTCAACAGCCCGCTGGCGGCGGTGGCGGCGGTGTTCCACATCCTCAACCACGCCACTTTCAAGGCCTCGCTGTTCATGGCCGCCGGGATCATCGACCACGAAAGCGGCACCCGGGACATCCGCAAGCTCAGCGGCCTGGTCAAACTGATCCCCTTCACCGCGACCCTGGCCATGGTCGCCAGTGCGTCCATGGCCGGCGTACCGCTGCTCAACGGCTTCCTGTCCAAGGAAATGTTCTTCGCCGAAACCGTGTTCATCAACGCCTCGGCCTGGATCGAAACCACCCTGCCGATCGTCGCGACCATCGCCGGCACCTTCAGCGTCGCCTATTCCCTGCGTTTTACCGTCGACGTGTTCTTCGGTCCGCCCGCCACCGACCTGCCGCACACCCCGCACGAGCCGCCGCGCTGGATGCGTGCACCGGTGGAGCTGCTGGTGTTCACCTGCCTGGTGGTGGGGATCTTCCCGGCGCAAGTGGTCGGCTCGCTGCTCGCCGCCGCGGCCCTGCCGGTGGTGGGCGGCACGCTGCCGGAATACAGCCTGGCCATCTGGCACGGTCTCAACGCGCCGATGATCATGAGCCTGATCGCCATGTCCGGCGGCATCGTGCTGTACCTGTTGTTGCGCAATCAGCTCAAGCGCGGGCGCTTCCGCTACCCGCCGCTCATTGGCCGATTGAGCGGCAAGCGCTTTTTCGAGCGCGCCCTGGTGATCAAGATGCGTCTGGCCCGGCGCCTGGAGCGGCGGATCAGCACCCGTCGCCTGCAATCCCAGCTGTTCCTGATGGTGCTCGCCGCCGTCCTCGCCGGCCTGATTCCGATGCTGCACAGCAGCCTGCACTGGGGTGACCGGCCGAAGATTCCGGGCTCGATCGTATTCGTCATCCTGTGGCTGCTGGCGATTGCCTGCGCCCTGGGTGCCGCGTACCAGGCCAAGTACCACCGTCTCGCCGCCCTGACCATGGTCAGCGTCTGCGGCCTGATGACCTGCATCACCTTCGTCTGGTTCTCGGCGCCGGACCTGGCCCTGACGCAACTGGTGGTCGAGGTGGTCACCACGGTGCTGATCCTGCTCGGCCTGCGCTGGCTGCCGCGACGGATCGAAGAGGTTTCGCCCTTGCCCAGCAGCCTGCGCAGGGCGCGCATCCGGCGTATCCGTGACTTGCTGCTGTCGACCGTGGTCGGCGTTGGCATGGCACTGCTGGCCTACGCGATGCTGACCCGGCAGACGCCCAACGACATTTCCTCGTTCTACCTGAGCCGCGCCCTGCCCGAGGGCGGCGGCAGCAACGTGGTCAACGTGATGCTGGTGGACTTCCGTGGCTTCGACACCCTCGGCGAAATCACCGTGCTGGTGGCAGTGGCGCTGACCGTGTTCGCCCTGCTGCGACGCTTCCGCCCACCGAAAGAAAGCCTGCAATTGCCGGCCCAGCAGCGACTGCTCGCGCCGGACGTGGTGACCGATCTGGTCAACCCGCGTCACGCCAGCGACACCGCGCTGGGCTTCATGATGGTGCCGGCAGTGCTGGTGCGCCTGCTGTTGCCGATTGCCTTCGTGGTGTCGTTCTACCTGTTCATGCGCGGGCACAACCAGCCGGGCGGCGGGTTTGTCGCGGGGCTGGTGATGTCGGTGGCGTTCATCCTGCAATACATGGTCGCCGGCACCCAATGGGTCGAGGCCCAGATGAGCCTGCGTCCGCTGCGCTGGATGAGCACCGGCCTGCTGTTCGCCACGGTCACAGGACTTGGCGCAATGGCGGTCGGCTATCCGTTCCTGACCACCCACACCTGGCATTTCGACTTGCCGCTGCTGGGTGACATTCACCTGGCCAGCGCGCTGTTCTTCGACATTGGTGTGTACGCGGTGGTGGTCGGATCGACCCTGCTGATTCTCACCGCCCTCGCCCACCAATCGGTGCGAGGTCACAAGACGGCGGCCCAGCCCAAATCCGTCGTTATCAAGGAGACCGTCTGA